A stretch of the Rhizomicrobium sp. genome encodes the following:
- a CDS encoding MFS transporter yields the protein MRSLLLLRRGPFGRPYALVVVGIVFVSLLAAAGLRSTPAVLMVPWGHAFGWSRATVSFAAATGIFLFGLTGPFAAAAMQRFGIRRTVLAALVLMSASTGLSLAMTQAWQLVLLWGVLSGVGSGCIANVLSATIANRWFVTNRGLVTGLFAASTSTGTLVFFPLLSAIVERGGWKPVVIVVTLGLAALIPLVAFFLPERPGDVGEAPFGADATHVPPPPSKANPLRTAFEGLALGARSRDFWLLAGTFFVCGLTTNGLIGTHMIALCSDHGLAEVTAGSLLAMMGLFDLVGTTASGWLTDRFDPRKLLFAYYALRGLSLIYLPYADFTFYGLSFFAVFYGLDWIATVPPTLALANKAFGEAQAPVIFGWISASHQIGAATAAFLAGASRSASGSYLEAFVAAGLVALGAALASLFIAGRRMAPA from the coding sequence ATGCGCTCTCTTCTCCTCCTCCGCCGCGGACCGTTCGGCCGGCCTTATGCCTTGGTCGTCGTCGGCATCGTGTTCGTTTCCCTGCTGGCCGCGGCCGGGCTGCGCTCGACCCCGGCCGTGCTCATGGTGCCGTGGGGACATGCGTTCGGCTGGTCGCGCGCCACCGTCTCCTTCGCCGCGGCGACCGGCATCTTCCTGTTCGGCCTCACCGGTCCCTTCGCGGCGGCTGCGATGCAGCGCTTCGGCATCCGCCGCACCGTGCTGGCGGCGCTGGTGCTGATGAGCGCATCGACGGGCTTGAGCCTGGCGATGACGCAGGCCTGGCAGCTCGTCCTGCTGTGGGGCGTCTTGTCGGGCGTCGGCAGCGGCTGCATCGCCAATGTGCTGTCCGCCACCATCGCGAATCGCTGGTTCGTCACCAATCGCGGCCTCGTCACCGGGCTGTTCGCCGCCAGCACCTCGACCGGCACGCTGGTGTTTTTCCCGCTGCTCTCCGCCATCGTCGAGCGCGGCGGCTGGAAGCCGGTCGTGATCGTCGTGACGCTCGGGCTCGCCGCGCTGATCCCGCTGGTGGCGTTCTTCCTGCCCGAGCGGCCGGGCGATGTCGGCGAAGCCCCGTTCGGCGCGGACGCAACGCATGTCCCGCCGCCGCCAAGCAAGGCCAATCCGCTGCGCACCGCCTTCGAGGGTCTCGCCCTGGGCGCACGGAGCCGCGATTTCTGGCTGCTGGCCGGCACCTTCTTCGTCTGCGGCCTCACCACCAATGGGCTGATCGGCACGCATATGATCGCGCTGTGCTCCGATCACGGCCTGGCCGAGGTGACGGCGGGCAGCCTGCTCGCGATGATGGGATTGTTCGACCTGGTGGGGACGACCGCGTCGGGCTGGCTGACCGACCGCTTCGATCCGCGCAAGCTGCTCTTCGCCTATTACGCGCTGCGCGGCCTGTCGCTGATCTACCTGCCCTATGCCGATTTCACCTTCTACGGCTTGTCGTTCTTCGCGGTGTTCTACGGCCTCGACTGGATCGCCACCGTGCCGCCGACGCTGGCCTTGGCGAACAAGGCGTTCGGCGAGGCGCAGGCGCCGGTGATCTTCGGCTGGATCTCGGCCAGCCACCAGATCGGCGCCGCGACCGCCGCCTTCCTGGCCGGCGCCTCGCGCTCCGCCAGCGGCTCCTATCTCGAAGCATTCGTCGCCGCCGGGCTGGTCGCACTGGGCGCCGCCCTCGCCTCGCTGTTCATCGCCGGACGCCGGATGGCGCCGGCCTGA